A single Clavibacter nebraskensis NCPPB 2581 DNA region contains:
- a CDS encoding CoA-acylating methylmalonate-semialdehyde dehydrogenase, translated as MTDTAPLPVVPHWIDGARSPSTSGRTAPVYDPARGVVTKEVALADAGEIERAIASAHAAFPAWRDLSLAKRQAILFRFRELLEAEKGELAEIITSEHGKVVSDALGEITRGQEVVEFATGLAHHLKGEYSEQVSTGVDVYSTKQPLGVVGIISPFNFPAMVPMWFFPIAIAAGNTVVLKPSEKDPSAAIWIAELWKRAGLPDGVFTVLNGDKEAVDELLAHPDVRAISFVGSTPIAQYVYETGTKHGKRVQALGGAKNHMLVLPDADLDLVADSAVNAGFGSAGERCMAISVVVAVEPVADALIERITSRMSSLRVGDGRRGCDMGPLVSEAHRDKVASYIAIAEEDGARVVVDGRGIEVDGERDGFWLGPTLIDALPTSSRAYTEEIFGPVLGVVRVRSYEEGVALINAGAFGNGTAIFTNDGGAARRFQNEVQVGMIGINVPIPVPVATFSFGGWRSSLFGDTKAHGAEGVRFFTQAKAITSRWLDPSHGGVDLGFPQN; from the coding sequence ATGACCGACACCGCCCCGCTCCCCGTCGTCCCGCACTGGATCGACGGCGCCCGCTCGCCCTCGACCTCCGGCCGCACGGCGCCCGTCTACGACCCGGCGCGCGGCGTCGTCACGAAGGAGGTCGCGCTCGCGGACGCCGGTGAGATCGAGCGCGCCATCGCGTCGGCGCACGCCGCGTTCCCCGCCTGGCGCGACCTGTCGCTCGCCAAGCGGCAGGCGATCCTCTTCCGCTTCCGCGAGCTGCTCGAGGCCGAGAAGGGCGAGCTGGCGGAGATCATCACGTCGGAGCACGGCAAGGTCGTGAGCGACGCGCTCGGCGAGATCACGCGCGGGCAGGAGGTCGTGGAGTTCGCGACCGGGCTCGCGCACCACCTCAAGGGCGAGTACTCGGAGCAGGTCTCCACGGGCGTCGACGTGTACTCCACGAAGCAGCCGCTCGGCGTGGTCGGGATCATCTCGCCGTTCAACTTCCCGGCGATGGTGCCGATGTGGTTCTTCCCCATCGCGATCGCGGCCGGCAACACCGTGGTGCTGAAGCCGAGCGAGAAGGACCCGAGCGCGGCCATCTGGATCGCCGAGCTGTGGAAGCGCGCCGGGCTCCCGGACGGCGTCTTCACGGTGCTGAACGGCGACAAGGAGGCGGTGGACGAGCTGCTCGCGCACCCGGACGTGCGCGCGATCTCGTTCGTCGGATCCACGCCCATCGCGCAGTACGTCTACGAGACGGGTACGAAGCACGGCAAGCGCGTGCAGGCCCTCGGCGGCGCCAAGAACCACATGCTCGTGCTGCCCGACGCCGACCTCGACCTCGTCGCCGACTCGGCCGTCAACGCGGGCTTCGGCTCGGCGGGCGAGCGCTGCATGGCGATCTCCGTGGTCGTCGCGGTCGAGCCCGTCGCGGACGCGCTCATCGAGCGGATCACGTCGCGCATGTCGTCCTTGCGCGTCGGCGACGGCCGCCGTGGCTGCGACATGGGCCCGCTCGTCTCCGAGGCGCACCGCGACAAGGTCGCGTCCTACATCGCCATCGCCGAGGAGGACGGCGCGCGCGTCGTCGTCGACGGCCGCGGCATCGAGGTCGACGGCGAGCGGGACGGCTTCTGGCTCGGCCCGACGCTCATCGACGCCCTGCCCACGTCGTCGCGCGCCTACACCGAGGAGATCTTCGGGCCCGTGCTCGGCGTCGTCCGGGTGCGCTCGTACGAGGAGGGCGTCGCGCTCATCAACGCCGGCGCCTTCGGCAACGGCACCGCGATCTTCACGAACGACGGCGGGGCCGCGCGCCGCTTCCAGAACGAGGTGCAGGTCGGCATGATCGGGATCAACGTCCCCATCCCCGTGCCCGTCGCCACGTTCTCGTTCGGCGGCTGGCGGTCGAGTCTCTTCGGCGACACCAAGGCGCACGGCGCCGAGGGCGTGCGGTTCTTCACGCAAGCGAAGGCGATCACCAGCCGGTGGCTCGACCCGTCGCACGGCGGTGTCGACCTCGGCTTCCCGCAGAACTGA
- a CDS encoding class I fructose-bisphosphate aldolase → MPGALQALRDLRATDPAAVARALAARAHRPLIRDDGRLLIVAADHPARGALGVGDDPMALADRDELLAGLATALTRDGVDGVLGTPDIVDDLALLGLLDDKVVVGSMNRGGLRGATFEMDDRFTAYDVAGIVRDGLDFAKTLVRINLGDAGTARTLEANARAVDDAVRAGLPIMLEPFLSAWHDGRIVNDLTPDAVITSIAVASGLGSSSARTWMKLPVVDDMARVMAATTLPTLLLGGDPQGASEDTWAGWEHALGLPGVRGLVVGRTLIHPADGDVARAVDQAVDLVHGRARP, encoded by the coding sequence ATGCCCGGCGCTCTCCAGGCCCTCCGCGACCTGCGCGCCACGGATCCCGCCGCCGTCGCCCGCGCGCTCGCCGCCCGCGCGCACCGCCCGCTGATCCGCGACGACGGCCGCCTGCTCATCGTCGCCGCCGACCACCCCGCCCGCGGCGCGCTCGGCGTCGGCGACGACCCGATGGCCCTCGCCGACCGCGACGAGCTGCTCGCCGGCCTCGCCACCGCCCTCACGCGCGACGGCGTCGACGGCGTGCTCGGCACCCCGGACATCGTCGACGACCTCGCGCTCCTCGGCCTCCTCGACGACAAGGTCGTGGTCGGGTCCATGAACCGCGGCGGCCTGCGCGGCGCGACGTTCGAGATGGACGACCGCTTCACGGCCTACGACGTCGCGGGGATCGTGCGCGACGGCCTCGACTTCGCGAAGACGCTCGTGCGGATCAACCTGGGCGACGCCGGCACCGCCCGCACCCTCGAGGCCAACGCGCGCGCGGTCGACGACGCGGTGCGCGCCGGCCTGCCGATCATGCTCGAGCCGTTCCTGAGCGCGTGGCACGACGGCCGCATCGTCAACGACCTCACGCCCGACGCCGTCATCACCTCGATCGCCGTCGCGTCGGGCCTCGGCTCGTCGTCCGCGCGCACGTGGATGAAGCTGCCCGTCGTCGACGACATGGCCCGCGTGATGGCCGCGACCACCCTGCCCACCCTGCTGCTCGGCGGGGATCCGCAGGGCGCGAGCGAGGACACGTGGGCCGGCTGGGAGCACGCGCTGGGCCTCCCCGGCGTCCGCGGCCTCGTCGTCGGCCGCACGCTCATCCACCCCGCCGACGGCGACGTCGCCCGCGCGGTCGACCAGGCCGTCGACCTCGTGCACGGCCGCGCCCGCCCCTGA